A single genomic interval of Helianthus annuus cultivar XRQ/B chromosome 13, HanXRQr2.0-SUNRISE, whole genome shotgun sequence harbors:
- the LOC110944122 gene encoding protein DETOXIFICATION 55 has translation MYTLPSALSMSISTRVGHELGAGEPGRACLATLVAIVLALLTSAFGLLGIAFGKEAWGKVFTSDCEVLELTMAALPIIGVCELANCQQTTCSSVLCGSARPSIGARINLCSFYLVGTPIPVILAFVWPLGFLGLCYSVHIDGDIQDWEKESLNTRQLVGRSEYRIMECEQGIGFI, from the coding sequence ATGTACACATTGCCATCAGCGCTTAGCATGTCGATATCGACGCGGGTCGGGCATGAGCTCGGGGCAGGAGAACCGGGTCGGGCCTGTTTGGCAACGCTAGTGGCAATCGTACTGGCGCTTTTAACGTCTGCTTTTGGGTTGTTGGGGATTGCGTTTGGAAAAGAAGCATGGGGGAAAGTGTTCACAAGTGATTGTGAAGTTTTAGAGTTAACGATGGCGGCTTTACCGATAATTGGAGTGTGTGAGCTGGCAAACTGCCAACAAACCACGTGTTCTAGTGTTCTTTGCGGAAGTGCGAGACCGTCTATTGGTGCGAGAATCAATCTGTGTTCGTTTTACTTAGTGGGTACACCCATACCCGTAATTTTAGCGTTTGTGTGGCCGTTAGGGTTTTTGGGGTTGTGTTATTCTGTCCATATTGATGGTGATATACAGGACTGGGAGAAAGAATCATTGAATACAAGACAGTTGGTAGGAAGAAGTGAATATCGAATAATGGAATGTGAGCAAGGAATCGGGTTTATTTAG
- the LOC110944121 gene encoding uncharacterized protein LOC110944121, translating to MSNLSKLQFTSLDISGNNYLLWTLDAKIHLIANNLGETIIDGNQTSPQDKAKAMIFLRHHLYEDLKRKYLTVEDSLELWTNIKERFDHQKLVLLPKARYEWLHLRLQDFKTVSEYNSVLFRITSELKLCGEKITDEDMLEKTFSTFHASNMLLSQQYRERQSTKYSELISCLLVAEQNNKLLLQNHQS from the coding sequence ATGTCGAACTTATCAAAACTTCAATTCACCTCACTTGATATCTCGGGTAACAACTACCTCCTGTGGACTCTTGATGCTAAAATCCATTTGATCGCAAATAATTTGGGGGAGACAATTATTGATGGTAATCAAACTTCACCTCAAGATAAAGCGAAAGCTATGATATTCCTTCGCCATCATCTTTACGAAGATCTAAAGCGGAAATATCTAACTGTTGAGGACTCTCTTGAATTATGGACAAACATCAAAGAACGttttgaccaccagaagttggtctTACTCCCCAAAGCCCGCTATGAATGGCTTCATTTACGACTACAGGATTTTAAGACTGTCAGTGAGTATAATTCTGTCCTGTTCCGCATTACATCTGAACTTAAACTATGTGGTGAGAAAATTACTGATGAAGACATGCTTGAAAAAACTTTCTCAACGTTCCATGCTTCAAATATGCTCCTGTCGCAGCAATACAGGGAACGTCAATCTACCAAATATTCTGAATTGATATCATGTCTTCTGGTCGCGGAGCAAAACAACAAGCTCCTACTACAAAACCATCAATCGTGA
- the LOC110942202 gene encoding peptidyl-prolyl cis-trans isomerase CYP59 — protein MSVLIVTSLGDIVVDLHSDRCPLTCKNFLKLCKIKYYNGCLFHTVQKDFTAQTGDPTGTGSGGDSIYKFMYGDQARFFQDEIHLDLKHAKKGTIAMASAGENLNASQFYITLRDDLDYLDGKKTVFGEVAEGFETLDRINEAYVDDKNRPYKNIRIKHTYVLDDPFEDPEQLTELVPDASPEGKPKDEVDDEVRLEDDWVPMDEKLGTAELEEVIRAKEAHSRAVVLESIGDIPDAEVKPPDNVLFVCKLNPVTEDEDLNTIFSRFGTVTSADIIRDYKTGDSLCYAFVEFEDREACEQAYFKMDNVLIDDRRIHVDFSQSVSRMWNQYRRKGNRSGIAGKGCFKCGSLDHIAKDCTGGPDTKEPPKYVLKDDDIARKGGNDSSRYDMVFDDDTHGSPQRKKPPRHNEGGTRHEHRKPSHRDMEDTKKNDYKHKDEVDERRKEYMRDDRHHTSGGRRDYKRDELDHRTPRNYDDRDRSRSDDRRRDSRDDRKRYSEDEYDRKKDSRRDESYSRRSTHEDDAGHKRSKGEDRNRDRDRVKTSTRYDDRDRRRD, from the exons ATGTCGGTTCTTATAGTCACAAGTTTGGGAGACATCGTTGTCGATTTGCACTCAGATCGTTGCCCTCTCACCTGCAAGAATTTCTTAAAACTCTGCAA GATTAAGTATTACAATGGCTGTCTGTTTCATACAGTTCAGAAGGATTTCACTGCACAGACCGGTGATCCAACTGGAACCGGTTCCGGTGGTGATTCTATCTACAA ATTTATGTATGGTGATCAAGCTCGCTTTTTTCAAGATGAGATTCATTTGGATCTAAAGCATGCAAAGAAGGGTACAATTGCTATGGCTAGTGCAGGAGAGAATCTTAATGCTTCGCAG TTTTACATTACGCTGCGTGATGATCTTGACTACCTCGATGGCAAGAAGACT GTGTTTGGTGAGGTGGCTGAAGGGTTTGAAACTCTCGACAGGATAAACGAAGCTTATGTGGATGATAAAAACAGACCATATAAAAACATACG CATCAAGCACACTTATGTACTTGATGATCCGTTTGAGGATCCTGAACAGCTAACCGAGCTAGTTCCAGATGCTTCGCCTGAAGGAAAGCCAAAAGATGAG GTTGATGATGAGGTGCGGCTTGAAGATGATTGGGTGCCGATGGATGAAAAATTAGGTACAGCGGAACTTGAAGAGGTCATTCGTGCGAAAGAAGCGCATTCTAGAGCAGTTGTGCTTGAAAGT ATAGGGGATATTCCTGATGCTGAGGTAAAACCTCCTGATAACGTGCTCTTTGTATGCAAACTAAATCCGGTAACTGAA GATGAGGATCTGAATACTATCTTTTCACGGTTCGGAACAGTTACATC AGCTGATATAATCCGCGACTATAAAACTGGAGACAGTTTGTGCTATGCCTTTGTTG AGTTTGAGGACAGAGAAGCTTGTGAGCAAGCATACTTCAAG ATGGATAACGTTTTAATAGATGATCGGAGAATACACGTGGATTTCAGTCAAAGTGTTTCCAGAATGTGGAACCAATACAGGCGTAAAGGCAATCGATCTGGAATAG CTGGTAAAGGTTGCTTCAAATGTGGTTCCCTTGATCATATCGCAAAAGACTGTACCGGGGGCCCTGATACGAAAGAACCTCCAAAATACGTTTTGAAGGATGATGATATCGCTAGAAAGGGTGGCAATGATAGCTCAAG GTATGACATGGTGTTTGATGATGACACTCATGGGAGTCCACAAAGAAAGAAGCCACCAAGACACAATGAGGGGGGCACTCGTCACGAGCATCGAAAACCAAGTCATCGAGACATGGAAGACACAAAGAAAAACGACTACAAACACAAAGACGAGGTTGATGAAAGAAGAAAAGAGTATATGCGAGATGATAGGCACCACACATCAGGGGGAAGAAGAGATTACAAAAGAGACGAGTTGGATCATAGAACACCTAGAAATTATGATGATAGAGACAGAAGCCGTAGCGATGATAGGAGGCGCGATAGTAGAGATGACAGGAAACGATATAGTGAAGACGAGTATGATAGGAAAAAGGATAGTCGAAGAGACGAGTCGTATAGCAGAAGATCAACACATGAAGATGATGCCGGGCATAAGAGGAGTAAGGGGGAAGATCGCAATAGAGACCGAGATCGTGTTAAGACAAGCACAAGATATGATGATAGGGATCGTAGGAGAGATTAA